One genomic region from Solwaraspora sp. WMMD792 encodes:
- a CDS encoding SDR family oxidoreductase, whose translation MSKGTRRISPTGRTVVVTGASSGLGREAALHLARIGFRVFAGVRAPADGERLLAESSGDRLYPLRIDVTRSDQIRQAVDEVTGRLGDTGLWGLVNNAGVAQPGPLECLPTAALRRQLETNVIGQVETIQGFLPLLRAGRGRIVNVTSGLGRVALPYLGAYAAAQFAKEAISDSLRRELRPSGVTVSVVQPGAIRTPIWEKLDQAGEEVIDGAPESTVALYRGPFRAFLRDNARQVLRSRTTPARYARTVARALTASRPKTRYPVGPDVRFASLAARLLPDTLIDRNLAARVRPREG comes from the coding sequence GTGAGCAAGGGAACGCGACGCATCTCCCCGACAGGCCGTACCGTGGTGGTCACGGGCGCGTCGTCCGGCCTCGGCCGGGAAGCGGCGCTGCACCTGGCCCGGATCGGTTTCCGGGTCTTCGCCGGAGTACGCGCCCCGGCCGACGGCGAGCGGCTGCTCGCGGAGTCGTCGGGCGACCGGCTGTATCCGCTGCGCATCGACGTGACGCGCTCTGATCAGATCCGGCAGGCGGTCGACGAGGTGACCGGGCGGCTCGGCGACACCGGACTCTGGGGCCTGGTCAACAACGCCGGTGTCGCCCAACCCGGTCCGTTGGAGTGCCTGCCCACAGCAGCGCTCCGGCGGCAGTTGGAGACGAACGTGATCGGCCAGGTCGAGACGATCCAGGGGTTCCTGCCGCTGCTGCGGGCCGGCCGGGGCCGGATCGTGAACGTCACCTCGGGGCTCGGCCGGGTCGCGCTGCCGTACCTCGGCGCGTACGCGGCGGCGCAGTTCGCGAAGGAGGCGATCAGCGACAGCCTGCGGCGCGAGTTGCGTCCGTCCGGCGTCACGGTGTCGGTGGTGCAGCCGGGCGCGATCCGTACCCCGATCTGGGAGAAGCTCGACCAGGCCGGCGAAGAGGTCATCGACGGCGCGCCGGAGTCGACCGTGGCGTTGTACCGGGGTCCGTTCCGGGCCTTCCTGCGCGACAACGCACGCCAGGTGCTCCGCAGCAGGACCACACCTGCGCGGTACGCCCGGACGGTGGCTCGCGCCCTCACCGCGTCCCGGCCGAAGACCCGCTATCCGGTCGGCCCGGACGTCCGGTTCGCCAGCCTGGCCGCCCGGTTGTTGCCGGACACCCTGATCGACCGCAACCTCGCCGCGCGGGTGCGGCCCCGCGAGGGCTGA
- a CDS encoding nuclear transport factor 2 family protein, whose protein sequence is MDIDQQTRAQAQEVFARNLEYITAGRIREWVELFDPAGVLEFPYPPPGVPSRFVGHHELYEHMKDFPKQFDVRFSGLTFHETTDPELVIAEFVGEGRGVVTKRPFHQVYISVVRFRDGRIVHFRDFWNPLVTIRAAATVGHVWRGLVDLMRPASKRGPA, encoded by the coding sequence GTGGACATCGACCAGCAGACCCGGGCGCAGGCGCAGGAGGTGTTCGCCCGCAACCTCGAGTACATCACCGCAGGACGCATCCGGGAGTGGGTGGAGCTGTTCGATCCGGCCGGGGTGCTGGAGTTCCCCTATCCGCCGCCGGGCGTGCCGTCCCGGTTCGTCGGGCACCACGAACTGTACGAGCACATGAAGGACTTCCCGAAGCAGTTCGACGTCCGCTTCTCCGGCCTCACCTTCCATGAGACCACCGATCCCGAGCTGGTGATCGCCGAGTTCGTTGGCGAGGGCAGGGGCGTGGTCACCAAACGACCGTTCCACCAGGTCTACATCTCCGTGGTCCGCTTCCGGGACGGCCGCATCGTCCACTTCCGGGACTTCTGGAACCCGCTGGTGACGATCCGCGCCGCCGCCACGGTCGGCCACGTGTGGCGTGGTCTCGTCGATCTGATGCGTCCGGCATCCAAGCGAGGGCCAGCTTGA
- a CDS encoding TIGR02452 family protein, translating into MSGRLRQIARQTVTITESGRYRNDIGDEVVIADAVRAAVAGTRHHLPDETITLAYRQAGTCTVEVTDESTLLAARRLGPGAAALVFASARNPGGGFLNGAQAQEESIARSSALYACLRAAPDFYAFHRAQQDLRYSDRIVYSPDVPVFRDDHGNLLDQPYTTSLLTAAAPNLGAIVRNQPDHAADVPAVLARRARRILEVAATHGHRSLVLGAWGCGVFRNDPATVADAFAHALNAVAHFDHVVFAIRDNLPGTPVHAAFAQRFSRTTDERTSGHPRG; encoded by the coding sequence GTGAGCGGCCGTCTTCGCCAGATCGCGCGGCAGACGGTGACGATCACGGAGTCAGGCCGCTACCGCAACGACATCGGTGACGAGGTCGTCATCGCTGACGCGGTACGCGCCGCGGTCGCCGGGACCCGGCATCACCTACCCGATGAGACGATCACCCTCGCGTACCGCCAAGCGGGTACCTGCACAGTGGAGGTGACGGACGAGTCGACGCTGCTGGCGGCACGCCGCCTCGGCCCCGGTGCGGCGGCTCTGGTGTTCGCCTCGGCCAGGAATCCCGGCGGCGGGTTCCTCAACGGCGCCCAAGCGCAGGAAGAGAGCATCGCCCGCTCCTCAGCCCTCTACGCATGTCTGCGGGCCGCACCCGACTTCTACGCCTTCCACCGCGCCCAACAGGACCTGCGCTACAGCGACCGGATCGTCTACTCCCCCGACGTGCCGGTGTTCCGCGACGACCATGGCAACCTGCTCGACCAGCCGTACACCACCTCACTGCTGACCGCGGCCGCGCCGAACCTCGGCGCGATCGTACGCAACCAACCTGACCATGCCGCCGACGTGCCGGCCGTACTCGCCCGGCGAGCCCGGCGGATCCTCGAGGTCGCCGCCACGCACGGGCACCGCAGCCTCGTGCTCGGCGCGTGGGGATGCGGGGTGTTCCGCAACGATCCCGCGACCGTGGCCGACGCGTTCGCCCACGCCTTGAACGCGGTCGCTCATTTCGACCACGTCGTCTTCGCCATCCGCGACAACCTGCCCGGAACACCGGTCCACGCGGCGTTCGCCCAACGTTTCAGCCGCACCACCGACGAACGGACCAGCGGCCACCCTCGCGGCTGA
- a CDS encoding DUF981 family protein, with translation MILYNTSMGVVAGLALILVSLLLRRAAAAAPPALDNTDPDPVQDRPVAVAPAGGTFDPRLWAVVFGALGLVLAPLGALMATTWPLTVNPPLNFIFGEPCLILGVLLLAAAVYLWHLRGDLAGLQQVDLTPVAVVVIGLGGVLIACAAAIARFEIVGGAPAAEPITGLLNGYPLVENTFFVLLYLAAGLGAILAPLSRLRPGWLLTAARWLWFGSGLVFALFSILNYYTHAGLDINLRLGTEYRI, from the coding sequence GTGATTCTCTACAACACGTCCATGGGAGTGGTCGCCGGGCTGGCATTGATCCTGGTGTCGCTGCTGCTTCGACGGGCCGCCGCAGCCGCCCCGCCGGCTCTCGACAACACGGATCCCGATCCAGTGCAGGACCGACCGGTGGCGGTGGCACCAGCCGGTGGCACCTTCGACCCGCGGCTGTGGGCGGTGGTATTCGGCGCGCTCGGCCTGGTCCTCGCGCCGCTGGGCGCACTGATGGCGACCACCTGGCCGTTGACCGTCAACCCGCCGCTCAACTTCATCTTCGGCGAGCCGTGCCTGATCCTGGGCGTCTTGCTGCTCGCCGCAGCGGTCTACCTCTGGCACCTGCGAGGCGACCTCGCCGGTCTGCAACAGGTGGACCTCACCCCGGTCGCCGTGGTCGTCATCGGACTCGGCGGCGTCCTGATCGCCTGTGCCGCCGCCATCGCACGGTTCGAGATCGTCGGCGGCGCGCCGGCCGCCGAACCCATCACCGGGCTGCTCAACGGCTATCCACTTGTGGAGAACACCTTCTTCGTGCTGCTCTACCTGGCTGCCGGCCTCGGTGCCATCCTGGCGCCGCTGAGCCGCCTGCGTCCGGGCTGGCTGCTCACCGCCGCGCGGTGGCTCTGGTTCGGCAGCGGACTGGTCTTCGCCCTGTTCAGCATTCTGAACTACTACACCCACGCCGGCTTGGACATCAACCTTCGTCTCGGTACGGAGTACCGGATCTGA
- a CDS encoding iron-containing alcohol dehydrogenase codes for MLETVRGPRQLIVGEGVAQNIPRVVAESGSRVLIVTDQVLLGQPGVAEIVAAVREKVEVVEVFADATSDVPLADVALAVSAAAEVDADVILAIGGGTVIDLAKIVGVIRRHGGTPRDFYGESKVPGPTIPLVAVPTTSGTGSELTPVSVLTDPDRELKVGVSSVHIVPDFAIVDPELTYTCPVTVTAHSGIDAFCHAVESYTARPRAHGPRDPVEQVFLGRNPVTDHYALLAAERIARSLRRAVRNGGDKDARADMSYGSVLAGLAFSHAGNAAPHALQYPIGAATHTPHGLGVGLLLPYALAAARNAIGDRLAILAGVCGLDVTDASEAEAADAFLTWLNGLLADIGIPPTLADIGVARADLPRFAEMASGVTRLIQNHPGPTDTASLTAILEAAWTGDR; via the coding sequence ATGCTTGAGACCGTCCGCGGACCACGCCAGCTGATAGTGGGCGAAGGGGTCGCGCAGAACATCCCACGAGTGGTGGCCGAGAGCGGTTCGCGAGTCCTCATCGTGACCGACCAGGTTCTACTGGGACAGCCGGGCGTGGCCGAGATCGTCGCCGCTGTGCGGGAGAAGGTCGAGGTCGTCGAGGTGTTCGCCGACGCCACTTCGGACGTGCCGCTCGCCGATGTCGCCCTGGCCGTCTCGGCCGCCGCAGAGGTGGATGCCGACGTGATCCTCGCCATCGGTGGCGGCACGGTGATCGACCTCGCCAAGATCGTCGGCGTGATCCGGCGCCACGGTGGGACGCCGCGCGACTTCTACGGCGAGTCGAAGGTGCCGGGGCCGACGATTCCTCTCGTCGCGGTCCCGACGACGTCCGGCACCGGCTCCGAGCTCACACCCGTCTCGGTGTTGACCGACCCGGACCGCGAGCTGAAGGTGGGGGTTTCCAGCGTCCACATCGTGCCCGACTTCGCGATCGTCGACCCCGAACTCACCTACACCTGCCCCGTGACCGTCACCGCCCACTCGGGCATCGACGCGTTCTGCCACGCGGTGGAGAGCTACACCGCGCGACCCCGGGCCCACGGACCGCGCGACCCGGTGGAGCAGGTCTTCCTCGGCCGCAACCCGGTCACCGACCACTACGCGCTCCTGGCTGCGGAGCGCATCGCCCGTAGCTTGCGTCGTGCGGTCCGGAACGGAGGCGACAAGGACGCGCGCGCGGACATGTCCTACGGGTCAGTGCTAGCCGGGCTCGCGTTTTCCCACGCAGGCAACGCGGCCCCGCATGCTCTCCAGTACCCCATCGGCGCAGCCACCCACACGCCGCACGGCCTGGGCGTCGGACTGCTACTGCCCTACGCGCTGGCGGCGGCCAGGAATGCCATCGGAGACCGGCTGGCCATCCTCGCCGGGGTTTGCGGGCTCGACGTGACCGACGCCTCGGAGGCCGAGGCCGCAGATGCGTTCCTCACCTGGCTCAACGGGCTCCTTGCCGACATCGGCATCCCACCCACCTTGGCGGACATCGGCGTGGCCCGTGCCGACCTGCCGCGCTTCGCGGAAATGGCCAGTGGCGTCACCCGTCTGATCCAGAACCATCCGGGCCCGACCGACACCGCGAGCCTGACCGCCATCCTCGAAGCGGCCTGGACCGGGGACCGGTAA
- a CDS encoding NAD-dependent succinate-semialdehyde dehydrogenase, translating into MSDPMNILAPEHRRLRIGDAWRDAASGATFSVEDPATGETIAEVADADVVDGLAALDAASKAMAQWAATPPRKRSELLTATYRALTERSEEVARLITLEMGKPLAEARAEVVYGAEFFRWFAEEAVRVEGRYSTAPAGGYRILTVPKPVGPCVFVTPWNFPLAMGARKIAPALAAGCTTITKPAAQTPLTMLFLARIMEEVGVPPGVVNVVTTKRAGEVVSALLADRRTRKLSFTGSTEVGRVLLRQAADNVLRTSMELGGNAALIVCADADLDVALDGAMVAKMRNIGESCIAANRIYVEEPVREEFTARFAERMGALSVGHGLDDGVDVGALIDEASVAKIDELVADAVDRGARVLVGGERPDGPGHFYPPTVLVDVPEDARILETEIFGPVAPIIPFTSDDEVMAKSNDTEHGLVGYVFTRDLQRALRFTEGLETGMLGINRGLISDPSAPFGGVKQSGIGREGSHEGILEYLDLTYAAIDLP; encoded by the coding sequence ATGAGCGACCCGATGAACATCCTGGCCCCCGAGCACCGGCGGCTCCGGATCGGCGACGCCTGGCGCGACGCCGCAAGCGGTGCCACCTTCTCCGTCGAGGACCCGGCCACCGGCGAGACCATCGCCGAGGTGGCGGACGCCGACGTCGTCGACGGGCTCGCCGCTCTGGACGCGGCGAGCAAGGCGATGGCGCAGTGGGCGGCGACCCCGCCGCGGAAACGGTCAGAGTTGTTGACCGCGACGTACCGGGCACTGACCGAGCGATCCGAGGAGGTCGCCCGGCTGATAACGCTCGAGATGGGCAAGCCGCTCGCCGAGGCTCGGGCCGAGGTGGTCTACGGCGCCGAGTTCTTCCGCTGGTTCGCCGAGGAGGCGGTGCGCGTCGAGGGGCGTTACAGCACCGCTCCCGCAGGTGGATATCGCATCCTCACCGTGCCGAAGCCGGTCGGACCGTGCGTCTTCGTGACGCCCTGGAACTTTCCGTTGGCCATGGGTGCCCGCAAAATCGCTCCTGCGCTGGCAGCGGGCTGCACGACGATCACCAAGCCGGCAGCTCAGACACCACTCACCATGCTGTTCCTGGCCCGCATCATGGAGGAGGTCGGCGTACCCCCGGGCGTCGTCAACGTGGTGACAACCAAGCGTGCCGGCGAAGTGGTCTCCGCACTGCTAGCCGACCGTCGGACCCGCAAGCTTTCGTTCACCGGGTCGACCGAGGTCGGGCGCGTGCTGCTCCGGCAGGCGGCGGACAACGTGCTGCGCACCTCCATGGAACTGGGTGGCAACGCGGCCTTGATCGTGTGTGCCGACGCGGATCTGGACGTCGCGCTCGACGGTGCCATGGTGGCCAAGATGCGCAACATCGGGGAGTCCTGCATCGCGGCCAACCGGATCTACGTCGAGGAGCCGGTGCGCGAGGAGTTCACGGCGCGCTTCGCCGAGCGGATGGGCGCGCTTTCGGTGGGCCATGGTCTCGACGACGGCGTGGACGTCGGGGCATTGATCGACGAGGCCTCGGTCGCCAAGATCGACGAGCTGGTCGCCGACGCGGTCGATCGCGGTGCCCGTGTCTTGGTGGGCGGCGAGCGTCCGGATGGGCCGGGCCACTTCTACCCGCCTACGGTCCTTGTCGACGTGCCCGAAGACGCGCGGATCCTGGAGACGGAGATCTTCGGCCCGGTGGCGCCGATCATCCCGTTCACGTCCGATGACGAGGTGATGGCGAAGTCCAACGACACCGAGCACGGCCTCGTCGGATACGTCTTCACCCGTGACCTGCAGCGGGCGCTGCGGTTCACCGAAGGGCTGGAGACGGGGATGTTGGGCATCAACCGTGGGCTGATCTCGGACCCGTCAGCTCCCTTCGGAGGCGTGAAGCAGTCCGGGATCGGCAGGGAGGGGTCGCACGAGGGCATCCTTGAGTACCTCGATCTCACCTACGCGGCGATCGACCTACCGTGA
- a CDS encoding ABC transporter ATP-binding protein, with product MTLDVPDGSFFVVLGPSGAGKTTTLRAIAGLEKLDAGSVHLDGRDATGDTPAARDLAMVFQSYALYPRHTAYENIASPLRARRCSSSEIAAAVEQMSSLLHIERLLQRRPAQLSGGEMQRVALARALVRHPRAFLMDEPLTNLDLKLRVEMRTELTRIHRSLGATFVYVTNDQVEALSMADHVAVLKEGKVQQVGTPTEVYERPANQWVAGFVGSPPISLLACRAEGDRLVGADGWTLPRPRWTTAEDGRALLLGLRAEDLSVERRGDASLPGELYGLEPLGDRTVVDVRVGTEILKVKARPTVTGTPGERLLVTVDLDRAHLFDAGTGLSLSEAGR from the coding sequence GTGACGCTGGACGTGCCGGACGGCTCGTTCTTCGTCGTGCTCGGACCCTCCGGGGCAGGCAAGACGACGACCCTGCGAGCGATCGCCGGCCTTGAGAAGCTCGACGCCGGGTCGGTTCATCTGGACGGGAGGGACGCGACCGGCGACACCCCGGCCGCACGCGACCTGGCCATGGTGTTCCAGAGCTACGCCCTCTACCCGCGACACACGGCGTACGAGAACATCGCTTCGCCGCTGCGGGCACGCCGCTGTTCTTCGAGCGAGATCGCCGCTGCCGTCGAACAGATGTCGAGCCTGCTGCACATCGAACGGCTGCTGCAGCGTCGGCCCGCTCAGTTGTCGGGCGGTGAGATGCAGCGCGTCGCCCTGGCCCGGGCACTGGTCCGTCACCCGCGCGCGTTTCTCATGGACGAGCCGCTGACGAACCTCGACCTCAAGCTCCGCGTCGAGATGCGCACCGAGCTCACCCGCATCCACCGCAGCCTCGGCGCGACCTTCGTCTACGTGACCAACGACCAGGTCGAGGCGTTGTCCATGGCCGACCATGTCGCGGTCCTCAAGGAGGGGAAGGTGCAACAGGTCGGAACGCCGACCGAGGTGTACGAGCGGCCAGCCAACCAGTGGGTCGCGGGATTCGTCGGGAGCCCGCCGATCAGCCTGCTCGCCTGCCGCGCCGAGGGAGACCGTCTGGTCGGTGCGGACGGCTGGACACTGCCGAGGCCCCGCTGGACCACGGCCGAGGACGGTCGTGCGCTGCTGCTGGGCCTGCGCGCCGAGGACCTGTCCGTCGAACGGCGTGGGGACGCGTCGTTGCCGGGGGAGCTCTACGGGCTTGAGCCGCTCGGTGACCGCACGGTGGTCGACGTTCGAGTGGGGACGGAAATTCTCAAGGTCAAGGCACGGCCCACCGTCACCGGCACGCCGGGCGAACGGCTGCTTGTCACGGTCGACCTGGACCGTGCGCACCTGTTCGACGCGGGCACCGGGCTGTCACTGTCCGAGGCGGGGCGGTAG
- a CDS encoding ATP-binding cassette domain-containing protein, producing MAGIEVTALHKRYPDGTVAVEHVDLSIGDGELFVMLGPSGCGKTTTLRAVAGLERQTTGDIRIGDTLVNDLPPAERDIAMVFQFYALYPHLRTRDNLAFPLRAEGLPKPEVRERVDEAARLMRLGPLLNRRPRQLSGGEQQRVALARALVRRPRAFLMDEPLTNLDAELRADMRTEIKHLQGELGATMVYVTHDQVEAMSLGHRIAILNKGRVEQIGTPLEVYDRPASLFCAAFIGSPPMNLIEVELVDGKLRSQGGLVLPPPPGLRRDRRLVAGVRPEALEVTEPGADRSVPARVVSAEWLGDEIIYVVDHGGQRDLRVRMPPTVRFAADAPVGLRHIGGTPAVYDVSTEELVA from the coding sequence ATGGCGGGCATCGAGGTGACCGCGCTGCACAAGCGCTACCCGGACGGGACGGTCGCGGTCGAGCACGTGGATCTGTCCATCGGCGACGGCGAGCTGTTCGTGATGCTCGGTCCTTCGGGCTGCGGCAAGACGACCACGTTGCGGGCCGTAGCCGGCCTGGAGAGGCAGACGACGGGCGACATCCGCATCGGCGACACCCTGGTCAACGACCTGCCGCCCGCCGAGCGCGACATCGCCATGGTGTTCCAGTTCTACGCTCTCTACCCGCATCTGAGAACCCGCGACAACCTGGCGTTCCCACTGCGGGCCGAGGGCCTACCCAAGCCGGAGGTGCGCGAGCGGGTCGACGAGGCCGCCCGGCTGATGCGGCTCGGTCCACTCCTGAACCGACGGCCGCGCCAGCTGTCCGGCGGGGAGCAGCAGCGTGTCGCGCTTGCCCGCGCCCTGGTCCGACGGCCGCGTGCATTCCTCATGGACGAACCTCTCACCAACCTGGACGCGGAGCTGAGGGCGGACATGCGTACCGAGATCAAGCACCTGCAGGGGGAGCTGGGGGCGACGATGGTCTACGTCACCCACGACCAGGTCGAGGCAATGTCGCTCGGTCATCGAATCGCCATCCTGAACAAGGGCCGCGTCGAGCAGATCGGCACGCCGCTGGAAGTCTACGACCGTCCGGCGAGCCTCTTCTGCGCCGCGTTCATCGGCTCCCCGCCGATGAACCTGATCGAGGTGGAACTGGTCGACGGGAAGCTGCGCAGTCAGGGCGGACTGGTGCTCCCGCCACCGCCGGGCCTGCGGCGCGACCGTCGCCTGGTCGCAGGCGTCCGGCCGGAGGCACTGGAAGTCACCGAACCAGGGGCGGACCGTTCGGTCCCGGCCCGCGTGGTCTCGGCGGAGTGGCTGGGCGACGAGATCATCTACGTGGTCGACCACGGCGGCCAGCGTGACCTACGGGTTCGGATGCCACCGACTGTCCGTTTCGCCGCTGACGCCCCGGTCGGGCTGCGGCACATCGGCGGGACCCCGGCGGTCTACGACGTGAGCACGGAAGAGCTGGTGGCCTGA
- a CDS encoding carbohydrate ABC transporter permease has protein sequence MAVSVDEAVSTGPARDNPPPARRFRGRGRSVLEVALLAVLAVVMLFPVLWMIETSIKENRDVYAIPAKFLGFTVTMDHFKDVFVGSAGGRSSLSVAFLNSIVVAGVSTVLATVLGVPAAWAYSRFAVKAKKDQLFFILSTRFMPPVVVVVPIFLMYRQVGLIDTKLGLILIYAAFNLPFTIWMMKGFVDEVPAEYEDAAMLDGYTRLQAFWRFTLPLLVPGIAATAVFALIFSWNEFVFAIFLTSSDGVRTAPPAIAGLIGGTTVDWGLVAAASVVFALPVLVFAYLVRKHLVAGVTLGAVRR, from the coding sequence ATGGCCGTCTCCGTCGACGAGGCCGTGTCCACAGGTCCTGCCCGGGACAACCCGCCCCCAGCGCGCCGTTTTCGCGGCCGGGGCCGCTCGGTGCTGGAGGTCGCGCTGCTGGCCGTGCTGGCCGTCGTGATGCTCTTTCCGGTGCTGTGGATGATCGAGACGTCCATCAAGGAAAACCGGGACGTCTACGCGATCCCAGCCAAGTTTCTTGGCTTCACGGTCACCATGGACCACTTCAAGGACGTGTTCGTCGGCTCGGCCGGCGGTCGCTCATCCTTGTCCGTCGCGTTCCTCAACTCCATCGTCGTCGCCGGGGTCTCCACGGTGCTGGCCACCGTCCTGGGCGTCCCGGCAGCCTGGGCCTACTCACGCTTCGCCGTGAAGGCCAAGAAGGACCAACTCTTCTTCATCCTGTCCACCCGCTTCATGCCGCCCGTGGTGGTCGTTGTCCCGATTTTTCTGATGTATCGCCAGGTCGGACTCATCGACACCAAGCTCGGACTGATCCTCATCTACGCCGCGTTCAACCTCCCGTTCACCATCTGGATGATGAAGGGATTCGTCGACGAGGTGCCCGCGGAGTACGAGGATGCCGCCATGCTCGACGGCTACACCAGGTTGCAAGCGTTCTGGCGGTTCACGCTTCCTCTGCTCGTGCCCGGCATCGCCGCGACAGCGGTCTTCGCGCTCATCTTCTCCTGGAACGAGTTCGTGTTCGCCATCTTCCTTACCTCCAGCGACGGCGTACGGACCGCCCCGCCCGCCATCGCGGGCCTCATCGGCGGAACCACTGTGGACTGGGGGCTGGTGGCTGCTGCCTCCGTGGTGTTCGCCCTGCCGGTGCTCGTCTTCGCCTACCTGGTGCGTAAGCACCTCGTCGCCGGTGTGACGCTCGGGGCGGTGCGACGCTGA
- a CDS encoding sugar ABC transporter permease, with protein sequence MSDSAPLTTDRPVQVASATPPAPGWSRRLSDRGLAVAFIAPALLLLLAMSVFPLLWALYLSFTDYSATRGGPAHFIWFGNYTAVLTSSQVHQRALTTLIYVVGAVTLQTVLGFAIAYLISRRTHGRGLLTTLFLVPMMLSPVVVGLFWRFMLDTQFGVINSMLGSVGLGQVEWLTQQRTALFSLILVDTWQWTPFIMLIALAGLTAVPKYLYEAASIDRASEWFRFRHITLPLVWPLLLIAVLFRAIEAFRLFDLVYILTSGGPGVSTETLSFHVYKVAFLGFNTGTASAYGILMVLVVIVLTQFYLRYLNKLKED encoded by the coding sequence GTGAGTGACTCCGCCCCTCTGACGACCGACCGCCCGGTGCAGGTGGCATCTGCGACGCCACCTGCACCGGGGTGGTCCCGCCGGTTGAGTGACCGCGGGCTCGCCGTGGCCTTCATCGCACCCGCCTTGCTGCTGCTGCTCGCGATGTCGGTGTTCCCGTTGCTGTGGGCGTTGTACCTGTCGTTCACCGACTACTCGGCCACTCGCGGGGGGCCCGCCCATTTCATCTGGTTCGGGAACTACACCGCCGTCCTGACTTCGTCGCAGGTCCACCAGCGGGCCTTGACGACGTTGATCTATGTCGTCGGTGCGGTCACCCTGCAGACCGTGCTCGGTTTCGCCATCGCGTACCTGATCTCACGGCGCACGCACGGGCGGGGACTGCTGACAACTCTGTTCCTGGTTCCGATGATGCTGTCGCCGGTCGTGGTCGGGCTGTTCTGGCGATTCATGCTCGACACGCAGTTCGGCGTGATCAACAGCATGCTCGGCTCGGTCGGTCTGGGGCAGGTGGAGTGGCTGACCCAGCAGCGAACCGCACTGTTCTCCCTGATCCTGGTCGACACCTGGCAATGGACGCCGTTCATCATGCTCATCGCACTTGCCGGCCTTACCGCGGTCCCCAAGTACTTGTACGAGGCCGCCTCGATCGACCGGGCGTCCGAGTGGTTCCGGTTTCGCCACATCACTCTTCCGCTGGTATGGCCGCTGCTCCTCATCGCCGTGTTGTTCCGGGCCATCGAGGCCTTCCGGCTGTTCGACCTCGTCTACATCCTCACTAGCGGAGGTCCGGGTGTCTCCACCGAGACGTTGTCGTTCCACGTCTACAAGGTCGCGTTCCTGGGCTTCAACACCGGAACCGCATCGGCGTACGGGATCCTCATGGTCCTCGTCGTCATCGTCCTCACGCAGTTCTACCTGCGCTACCTAAACAAGCTCAAGGAGGACTGA